The following are encoded in a window of Thermoanaerobacter ethanolicus JW 200 genomic DNA:
- a CDS encoding ABC transporter ATP-binding protein encodes MVEVIGLTKVFKNIKAVDNLSFRVEEGEIYGLLGENGAGKTTTLRMLATMLKPTNGTAIINGKDLIKEPEEIRKEVGILFGGESGLYDRLTARENILYFAELHDMDKKEANKKIDILARKFDMTEFIDRPAGKLSKGMKQKVAIVRSIIHDPKVMLFDEPTSGLDVGSVREVHDFIRFCKEEGKTIIFSSHSMSEVEKLCDKIGIIHKGKLIEEGTIADLKEKYKTDNLEELFMELVGEKIEV; translated from the coding sequence TTGGTAGAAGTTATTGGACTTACTAAAGTGTTTAAAAACATTAAAGCAGTAGACAATTTAAGTTTTAGAGTAGAAGAAGGAGAAATATATGGCCTTTTGGGTGAAAATGGTGCAGGCAAAACCACAACTTTAAGAATGCTTGCTACAATGCTTAAGCCTACGAATGGGACAGCCATTATAAATGGAAAAGACTTAATAAAAGAACCAGAAGAGATAAGAAAAGAAGTTGGGATACTTTTTGGAGGAGAAAGCGGTTTATACGACAGGCTTACTGCAAGGGAAAATATACTTTATTTTGCAGAGCTTCATGATATGGATAAAAAGGAGGCAAATAAAAAAATTGATATATTAGCCCGTAAATTTGATATGACTGAATTTATTGATAGACCAGCAGGCAAGCTTTCAAAAGGAATGAAGCAAAAGGTAGCAATTGTGAGGTCAATAATACATGACCCTAAGGTGATGCTTTTTGATGAGCCAACGTCAGGACTCGATGTAGGTTCAGTAAGAGAAGTGCACGACTTTATAAGGTTTTGTAAAGAAGAAGGAAAGACAATTATTTTCTCAAGCCACAGCATGTCAGAGGTAGAAAAACTTTGCGACAAGATAGGTATAATACACAAAGGAAAACTTATAGAGGAAGGGACTATTGCAGATTTAAAGGAGAAATACAAAACAGACAATCTTGAAGAGTTATTTATGGAATTGGTAGGTGAGAAAATTGAAGTTTAA
- a CDS encoding ABC transporter permease has product MRKLKFKHVYIVLKKELKDIFRDKKTWIVTILLPALFIPIMMYIVIGGAESISEQKISETKIAIIDEGNNAKFINYLKSTGISIVTGLQNPKESLEKGDIRAIVVIPSDFDKNIEEGKNADLTIQVDMSNMKSSNAENMIRGLIKEYANNIVKERLITKGIDPKILDPIAIKTENIASQSKMAGSFLAFIVPMLLTLWTATGGMGAAVDLAAGEKERGTLEPLLTTSASRLSIMAGKYLAVTTMALISAIASLLGLFASFSLNKDMASLNADFRLSTTAIVVMFVAAFFTASIFAALELALSAYAKSFKEGQTYISPLMFIAIIPAYLVMYKMPNEIPISYFAIPVFGTISIFKELLYGIINMTHIGIFVFSSIVYVAISIYIAALMFKQEWALFRV; this is encoded by the coding sequence GTGAGAAAATTGAAGTTTAAGCATGTATACATAGTTTTGAAAAAAGAGCTAAAGGACATTTTTAGAGATAAAAAGACATGGATTGTTACAATTTTACTTCCTGCCTTGTTTATTCCTATAATGATGTACATAGTAATAGGTGGAGCAGAAAGCATATCAGAACAAAAAATAAGCGAGACAAAAATAGCAATTATAGATGAAGGAAATAATGCAAAATTTATAAATTATTTAAAATCGACAGGAATAAGTATAGTAACGGGTTTGCAAAATCCCAAAGAAAGTCTTGAAAAAGGCGATATAAGGGCAATTGTAGTTATACCTTCTGATTTTGATAAAAATATAGAAGAAGGCAAGAACGCTGATTTAACAATTCAGGTAGACATGTCAAATATGAAATCTTCAAATGCAGAGAATATGATAAGAGGTCTTATAAAAGAATATGCGAATAATATTGTAAAAGAAAGACTTATAACAAAAGGCATAGATCCTAAAATATTAGATCCAATTGCAATAAAGACAGAAAATATTGCCTCACAGAGTAAAATGGCAGGGTCTTTTTTAGCATTCATTGTGCCAATGCTTTTGACTTTATGGACGGCAACAGGAGGTATGGGAGCAGCTGTTGATTTGGCAGCAGGTGAGAAAGAAAGAGGTACGTTAGAACCTTTACTTACGACTTCTGCATCAAGGCTTTCTATAATGGCAGGCAAATACTTAGCTGTAACAACCATGGCACTTATAAGTGCTATTGCTTCACTTTTGGGACTTTTTGCTTCCTTTTCTTTAAATAAAGATATGGCATCTTTAAATGCCGATTTTAGGTTGAGTACAACGGCAATAGTTGTCATGTTCGTGGCTGCCTTTTTTACAGCATCAATATTTGCTGCACTGGAGCTTGCTTTAAGTGCATATGCAAAATCTTTTAAAGAAGGGCAGACATATATTTCACCTTTAATGTTTATTGCAATAATTCCGGCATATTTGGTGATGTATAAAATGCCAAATGAAATACCTATATCTTATTTTGCAATACCTGTATTTGGGACTATTTCAATATTTAAAGAATTACTTTATGGAATTATTAATATGACACACATAGGGATATTTGTATTTTCATCAATAGTATATGTGGCTATTAGTATATATATAGCAGCACTAATGTTTAAACAGGAATGGGCACTATTTAGAGTGTAA
- a CDS encoding IS110 family RNA-guided transposase, whose protein sequence is MDLVYSHVCGLDVHKKNVVACIITPEGKEIRTFSTMTDDLIALKEFIKAKGCSVVAMESTGSYWKPIYNLLELESIKILLVNAKHIKNVPGRKTDVKDAEWIASLLQHGLLQGSFVPDREQRELRELVRYRKSLIEEKSRELNRIQKVLEGANIKLSSVVSDINGASSRSILEAIINGEENPETLAELSQGKLKNKMDELKRALKGLINHHQRMLLEIQLRHIDYLDEEIAKLDEEIKNRMLPFEKDLALLDTIPGVGRRTAEQIIAEIGTNMEQFPSAAHLCSWAGLCPGHNESAGKQKSARTRKGNQKLRSSLIEAARAASRAKDTYLSSQYHRIAARRGANRAAVAVAHSILIIVYHILKQKQPYIELGPTYYEEKKRNMIIRQSLKKLESLGLKVTVESAVS, encoded by the coding sequence ATGGATTTAGTTTACTCTCACGTTTGCGGATTAGATGTCCATAAAAAGAATGTCGTAGCTTGTATAATAACACCAGAAGGTAAAGAAATCCGCACTTTTTCAACTATGACCGATGACCTTATTGCATTAAAAGAATTTATTAAAGCTAAAGGTTGTTCTGTTGTTGCTATGGAAAGTACCGGCTCTTATTGGAAACCTATTTACAATCTACTTGAGCTTGAGAGCATTAAAATCCTACTCGTCAATGCTAAGCATATTAAAAATGTCCCTGGTAGAAAAACCGATGTAAAAGATGCTGAGTGGATAGCAAGTCTCTTGCAACATGGCCTTTTGCAAGGCAGCTTTGTGCCAGATCGTGAACAAAGAGAGCTTCGCGAACTTGTCCGCTATAGAAAAAGCCTCATTGAAGAAAAATCAAGAGAACTTAATCGCATACAAAAGGTTTTAGAAGGAGCTAATATCAAACTGTCTTCGGTAGTCTCTGATATCAACGGGGCATCCAGTCGTTCTATACTTGAGGCTATTATAAATGGTGAAGAAAATCCCGAAACCCTGGCTGAGCTTTCTCAAGGCAAGCTAAAAAATAAAATGGATGAACTAAAACGCGCTTTAAAAGGCTTGATCAATCATCACCAAAGGATGCTTCTGGAAATACAGCTTAGACATATTGATTACCTTGATGAAGAAATAGCAAAATTAGACGAAGAAATTAAAAATCGAATGCTCCCTTTTGAAAAAGACCTGGCACTGCTGGATACAATCCCTGGAGTCGGAAGAAGAACTGCAGAACAAATAATAGCCGAAATCGGCACGAATATGGAACAGTTCCCCTCTGCTGCCCATTTGTGTTCTTGGGCAGGGTTGTGTCCAGGTCATAATGAAAGTGCTGGTAAACAAAAGTCTGCAAGAACTCGAAAAGGTAACCAAAAATTGCGAAGCTCTCTTATTGAAGCTGCCAGAGCTGCCTCAAGGGCAAAAGATACTTATCTTTCAAGTCAGTACCACCGCATCGCTGCTCGAAGAGGAGCAAACCGTGCAGCAGTTGCAGTGGCACATAGCATTTTAATTATAGTTTATCATATTCTCAAGCAAAAGCAACCATATATTGAATTAGGTCCTACTTATTATGAAGAGAAAAAGCGTAATATGATTATTCGTCAATCTTTAAAAAAGCTAGAGTCTTTAGGCCTTAAGGTCACGGTCGAATCTGCAGTGTCTTAA
- a CDS encoding CPBP family glutamic-type intramembrane protease, translating into MRDTIFRIGVLFSYMYLKTGNLWMPIGYHISWNYFQGYIFGFNVSGNAMRGIYNAFPKNNFLSGGEFGLEGGIITTLVILITFLILYYYFERYRKVQEVELG; encoded by the coding sequence TTGAGAGACACTATTTTCAGGATAGGTGTTTTATTTTCCTACATGTATCTAAAGACAGGGAATCTGTGGATGCCGATTGGATATCACATATCGTGGAATTATTTCCAAGGTTACATATTTGGGTTTAATGTGAGTGGCAATGCTATGAGAGGCATTTACAATGCTTTTCCGAAAAACAATTTCCTCTCCGGAGGGGAGTTTGGACTGGAAGGAGGAATAATTACTACTCTTGTTATCTTAATTACTTTTTTAATACTGTATTATTATTTTGAAAGATACAGAAAAGTGCAAGAAGTAGAATTGGGATAA
- a CDS encoding DUF429 domain-containing protein: MNIDERVLGIDGAKGGWAVATCKNGKAFVQFFKKIEDVWHSYRDKLELVLIDIPIGLPHSEKRYRSCDEEARKFLGYPRSSSIFSPPCREVFKARDYKEALAINKKILGKGLSKQAWNIVPKIKEVDEFVIKNPEAVKFLKESHPEVAFKGLKGEVAKFSKRDEEGYKERIEFLRILFRKFGCEIVEDKIKGLRRDDIVDALILLATGILAIKKEGNICSFPTNFKEKDLLGLPMEIFFVKFSRLNEIFIE, translated from the coding sequence GTGAATATTGACGAAAGAGTTTTAGGTATAGACGGTGCTAAAGGCGGATGGGCTGTAGCTACTTGTAAAAATGGGAAGGCTTTTGTGCAATTTTTTAAAAAAATTGAGGATGTATGGCATTCTTACAGGGATAAATTAGAACTTGTTCTCATTGATATTCCCATTGGTCTTCCTCATTCGGAGAAAAGGTATAGAAGCTGTGATGAAGAAGCGAGGAAATTTCTGGGGTATCCTCGCTCTTCCAGTATATTTTCTCCTCCTTGCAGAGAAGTTTTTAAGGCTAGAGATTATAAAGAGGCACTAGCTATAAATAAAAAGATTTTGGGGAAAGGGTTGTCAAAACAAGCCTGGAATATTGTTCCCAAAATAAAGGAAGTGGATGAATTTGTAATTAAAAATCCAGAAGCAGTTAAATTTTTAAAAGAATCTCATCCAGAGGTGGCTTTTAAAGGCTTAAAAGGAGAGGTAGCAAAATTTAGTAAAAGAGATGAGGAAGGGTATAAAGAGAGAATAGAGTTTTTAAGAATACTTTTTAGAAAGTTTGGATGTGAGATAGTTGAAGATAAAATTAAAGGCTTAAGAAGAGACGATATAGTGGATGCTTTGATTTTACTTGCAACAGGGATTTTGGCTATTAAGAAAGAGGGAAATATATGCTCTTTCCCTACAAATTTTAAAGAAAAAGACCTTTTGGGGCTGCCAATGGAAATTTTCTTTGTAAAATTTAGCAGGTTAAATGAAATTTTTATAGAATAA
- a CDS encoding alpha/beta hydrolase: MAGNYSGFFIKGEDGADIYLHLWVPEEIPRGIIQVFHGMAEQGGRYQNFARYMNEKGFVVCADDHRGHGKTAGSLDNVGYIGKDGFNKIVEDEYLIMKFLKEKYGNLPIVIFGHSFGSFVAQEFMIRYGKEVNGVILSGSSAVKELPLRFGYALAFVEKTLFGEKKRSKVLDRLTFGSYNKRIKGDNLSKFEWLSTDKEEVKKYEEDPYCGGVFTAGFFYYFFKGLLNLYKPQRLLAIPKDLPLFIISGEEDPVGEYGKLVKRLYELYKSIGLKQVNIKLYPGKRHELLNEVEREKVYEDILTWIGKRVLNYSQ, translated from the coding sequence ATGGCAGGTAATTATAGCGGTTTTTTTATAAAAGGGGAGGATGGGGCAGATATATACCTTCATCTTTGGGTGCCAGAGGAAATTCCCAGGGGTATTATTCAGGTATTTCATGGAATGGCTGAACAGGGGGGAAGATACCAAAATTTTGCCCGTTATATGAATGAAAAAGGATTTGTAGTATGTGCCGATGACCATAGAGGTCACGGGAAAACAGCAGGGAGCCTGGATAATGTAGGTTACATAGGAAAAGATGGCTTTAATAAGATAGTAGAAGATGAATATCTGATAATGAAGTTTTTGAAAGAAAAATACGGAAATCTTCCCATTGTTATATTTGGCCATAGTTTTGGATCTTTTGTGGCTCAAGAGTTTATGATAAGGTATGGCAAAGAAGTTAATGGCGTTATATTGAGCGGTTCCTCTGCAGTTAAGGAATTGCCTCTTAGATTTGGTTATGCTTTGGCTTTTGTCGAAAAAACACTTTTTGGTGAGAAAAAGAGGAGCAAAGTTTTAGATAGACTTACATTTGGAAGCTATAATAAAAGGATAAAGGGCGATAACCTGAGCAAATTTGAGTGGCTTTCAACAGATAAGGAAGAGGTTAAAAAATATGAAGAAGACCCTTATTGTGGCGGCGTCTTTACAGCGGGATTTTTTTATTACTTTTTTAAAGGACTTTTAAATCTGTATAAGCCTCAAAGGTTACTGGCAATACCAAAAGATTTGCCTTTATTTATAATTTCTGGAGAAGAAGATCCTGTAGGTGAGTATGGTAAATTAGTAAAGAGGCTCTATGAGCTTTACAAAAGTATAGGATTAAAACAAGTGAATATAAAGCTTTATCCAGGGAAAAGGCATGAGCTTCTCAATGAAGTAGAGAGGGAAAAGGTTTATGAAGATATTCTTACATGGATTGGAAAGAGAGTATTAAATTACTCGCAGTAA
- a CDS encoding AEC family transporter, with amino-acid sequence METFFSAVQGVLIIVFILVLGYYLSKIGWFDKSTSDLFAKLVINVSLPLNMIINISTTFSKEQLEHSVRGLLIPFLSILLSYVIAYIFAEIFKIKKGRKGVFVVIFSLSNTIFVGLPMAQALFGDIATPYALLYYMANTTILWTLGAYSIIQDVNENEKNILNWDTVKRIFNPPLLGFIIGVIFVLENISLPKFLFESFKMIGNLTTPLSIFYIGIVIHEMGFDKFKLDKDAILVFVGRFLITPAFVLLLNIFIPVPKLMRDVFVIMSAMPVLVNSAIIARVYGADYEFATSMITYTTISSVVIMPFLMVLLRVI; translated from the coding sequence ATGGAGACTTTCTTCTCTGCAGTCCAGGGAGTTCTTATAATTGTATTCATACTGGTGCTTGGCTATTATTTATCCAAAATAGGATGGTTTGACAAATCAACATCGGATCTCTTTGCAAAGCTTGTAATTAACGTATCTTTACCTCTTAATATGATAATAAACATCTCCACAACTTTTTCTAAAGAACAATTGGAACACTCAGTAAGAGGACTTTTGATCCCATTTTTATCTATTCTCCTATCATATGTCATCGCCTACATATTTGCTGAAATTTTTAAAATAAAAAAGGGAAGAAAAGGTGTGTTCGTAGTGATATTTTCTCTTTCAAATACTATCTTTGTTGGGCTCCCTATGGCTCAAGCTCTTTTTGGAGATATAGCAACACCTTATGCCCTTTTATACTACATGGCAAATACAACAATACTGTGGACTTTAGGAGCTTATAGCATTATACAAGATGTGAATGAAAATGAAAAAAATATATTAAACTGGGATACTGTAAAGAGAATATTCAACCCTCCTCTTTTAGGTTTTATAATAGGAGTAATTTTTGTACTTGAAAATATTTCTCTCCCAAAATTTCTCTTTGAAAGCTTTAAAATGATTGGAAACCTCACTACTCCTTTATCAATATTCTACATTGGCATAGTCATTCATGAAATGGGTTTTGATAAATTTAAACTTGACAAAGATGCCATTTTAGTTTTTGTCGGAAGATTTTTAATAACTCCTGCTTTCGTATTGCTTCTAAACATATTCATTCCAGTACCAAAGCTTATGAGAGATGTATTTGTCATAATGTCAGCAATGCCTGTGCTGGTAAACTCTGCAATTATAGCAAGAGTTTACGGAGCAGATTATGAATTTGCCACAAGTATGATCACATATACAACAATATCCAGTGTCGTTATAATGCCCTTTTTGATGGTCTTACTGCGAGTAATTTAA
- a CDS encoding YCF48-related protein: MKKIFIGLLILTLFFSGCQINVKNHDNLAKPPNQNVSEDVTPNDIQNEKWRWSFKDNKISSLKDLQLYKSDDGGKTWTQIYIPVNKIPESAYKDAENIVPYFMDNNVWIAWIVPQTLHILKTKDGGLHWDIFKFEIGKYGEAISVLQFVTPEEGWILTTMNGAGMQINYLLKTNDGGKTWENVNITGKKNYDGIYSAADRSNMKFYNKNNGWISISNNLGPAPLLFRTTDGGKSWSKIELSVPEIYKNCYLSSANVPVFADNKQGKLILELYGPNKDNKLEKHILVYETIDGGNTWRLRKN; this comes from the coding sequence ATGAAAAAAATATTTATTGGCTTGTTAATTTTAACTTTATTTTTTAGTGGGTGCCAGATTAATGTCAAAAATCATGATAATTTAGCAAAGCCCCCCAACCAAAATGTAAGTGAAGATGTTACTCCTAATGATATCCAAAATGAAAAATGGAGATGGAGTTTCAAAGATAATAAGATTTCATCCTTGAAGGATTTGCAATTGTATAAAAGTGATGATGGGGGTAAAACATGGACACAAATTTATATCCCCGTTAATAAAATTCCTGAGAGTGCTTATAAAGATGCTGAGAATATAGTACCTTACTTTATGGATAATAATGTGTGGATAGCATGGATTGTCCCCCAAACATTACATATACTTAAAACAAAAGATGGAGGTTTACATTGGGATATATTTAAATTTGAAATCGGCAAATATGGAGAAGCTATATCAGTTCTTCAATTTGTTACTCCTGAAGAGGGTTGGATTTTGACCACAATGAATGGTGCAGGAATGCAGATAAATTATTTATTGAAAACCAATGACGGAGGTAAAACGTGGGAAAATGTGAATATAACAGGCAAAAAGAACTATGATGGGATTTATAGTGCGGCAGATCGTTCAAATATGAAATTTTACAACAAAAATAATGGATGGATTAGTATCTCAAACAACTTAGGTCCTGCTCCACTGCTTTTTAGAACAACAGATGGTGGGAAAAGTTGGTCAAAAATAGAATTATCTGTGCCTGAGATTTATAAGAATTGTTATCTTTCATCTGCAAATGTACCTGTATTTGCTGATAATAAACAGGGGAAATTAATTTTGGAACTTTATGGGCCTAATAAAGATAATAAATTAGAAAAACATATTTTAGTTTATGAAACAATAGATGGGGGTAATACGTGGAGATTAAGAAAGAATTAA
- a CDS encoding copper amine oxidase N-terminal domain-containing protein, with protein sequence MLLKKRLVLVISAILMVSFFTVIAFANSTIKLIVNGSEIKPDVPPQIINGRTMVPIKWVAEAVGAEVKWDKQDRIVTISFSDKVETDLISNYLRTAETPKHFVENFAHALQDRNGAVARLFLSPKIRGQIKPEIIGPSTPVTKIEIKEVSYSNYYWVYNVKAYYGPYDNNSPTLAFEIKLTVEPERYPDCSVVSSRYFITKLDWINGKTEFIPN encoded by the coding sequence ATGTTATTGAAAAAGAGGTTGGTATTGGTTATTAGTGCTATTCTAATGGTGTCGTTTTTTACCGTAATTGCTTTTGCGAATAGTACAATCAAATTGATTGTCAATGGTAGTGAAATTAAGCCAGATGTGCCACCGCAGATTATCAATGGAAGGACAATGGTGCCAATTAAGTGGGTAGCTGAAGCCGTAGGGGCAGAGGTGAAGTGGGACAAACAAGACAGAATTGTTACGATTTCTTTTAGTGATAAAGTAGAAACGGATTTGATTAGCAATTATTTGCGAACAGCTGAAACTCCTAAGCATTTTGTAGAAAACTTTGCCCATGCCTTGCAAGATCGAAATGGAGCTGTTGCTCGTTTGTTTTTAAGTCCCAAAATTAGGGGGCAAATAAAACCTGAAATAATAGGTCCTTCTACACCTGTAACAAAAATAGAAATTAAAGAAGTTTCTTATAGTAATTATTATTGGGTATATAATGTTAAGGCATATTATGGTCCTTATGATAATAATTCACCAACATTAGCTTTTGAAATAAAGTTGACAGTAGAACCAGAAAGATATCCTGACTGTTCAGTGGTTTCGAGTAGGTATTTTATTACCAAATTGGATTGGATTAATGGTAAGACTGAATTTATACCTAATTAA
- a CDS encoding peptidoglycan-binding protein, whose translation MSTDLKNTIFSVNIFNTNTSQWERYTLKGLEPMPKAENLSVYELADYSSDFDKLYTTYIFTDTKTLNQWNNYRKAIGTPIRITRAYCSVKHNKDLASKYPGQVAKYSQHMAGKAFDMVPYYGNITLEQMYKIALSYWTFVEPDYSSHVHGDARDPGSPYYPIVQYGSQNVYVATCQDALYYNGYLTLTDIDGIFGDITKNAVIKFQKDHNLTPDGIVGSQTWSALLPDT comes from the coding sequence ATGAGTACCGATCTTAAAAATACAATTTTCTCAGTAAACATATTTAATACAAATACTTCTCAATGGGAAAGATATACTCTAAAAGGATTAGAACCAATGCCAAAAGCAGAAAATTTATCAGTATACGAATTGGCAGATTATAGCTCTGATTTTGATAAATTATATACTACTTATATTTTTACAGATACAAAAACACTAAATCAATGGAATAACTATAGAAAAGCAATAGGAACTCCTATACGTATCACCCGCGCATATTGCTCTGTTAAACACAATAAAGATTTAGCAAGTAAATATCCTGGACAAGTAGCAAAATATTCTCAACATATGGCAGGAAAAGCATTTGATATGGTCCCTTATTACGGAAATATAACATTAGAGCAAATGTATAAAATTGCTCTATCCTATTGGACTTTCGTTGAACCAGATTATAGCAGTCATGTTCATGGTGATGCAAGAGATCCAGGTTCACCATATTATCCAATAGTTCAATACGGTAGTCAAAATGTTTATGTAGCAACTTGCCAGGATGCACTATATTACAATGGTTATCTCACACTTACTGATATAGATGGAATTTTTGGAGATATTACGAAAAACGCAGTTATAAAGTTTCAAAAAGACCATAACTTAACACCTGATGGAATTGTTGGTTCTCAAACTTGGTCTGCATTGCTACCTGATACCTAA